GCGAGGAGCGAGGACTCTAACCAATGGAGTGAAGGAGGCTTGGCTAACCTTAGCCTCCCATTTTCTCTCTCCCCCCTCGATGCAGGGTTCTGACCAGTCAGTCGCCTTTGATTATCAGTTGCCAGCAGCCCCTCTCTTGGCTCCTTGACACGAGCACCATATAAGGCGCAGCGATCTCCATAGAAACGTGTCAGTTTCAATAGTAGTGTCAAAGTTCACTATATACAGACATTCGCGCAGATCTCCGTTTCGGAAACATTGCTCCGCTGGTACTCCCGTTAAAACGCATTCTTTTTTGGGTCTCTGCTTCTTACATATTccaatagttgtttttttttttttatccttgctCTGTTCCTACTGGAGAGGTGCAACTACATAGGCAGTCGGGCGacgttgttttttgtttttcttttgctggACCAGATGAGCTTTATTCATGAACATAGATAGAGAAATCCGTTCTTCAGTGTTTCCTTCTCTACAACCGCGAAGACGGAGAGAGGAGCAAGGAAGAAAAAGGAGGGGAATTTATTTTGCACAGCACTTTGGATCTTCGGTCCACCAGAAAGCTATTATTTTTGCTTCAACGTGAAGATTTTTTATTGCGGTATTTTTTAAGAAACTCGATATTTTATTATTACGTCTGGGATCGCTTTCTCTCTACACGATTGGGTTCCCGAATGGCTGACTGCAATTTACCTTGGAACTGGCCTCCCGACAATTGCATATCCTGATCGGGTGCCTTTCTATCGACTCCGGTATTTTGAATGTATTGATCATTTTCTGCTTCTACTTTTTTTCCTATGAGATTGAGTGCTCCGATCTGAATTCGCGCTGCCGTTCGTCCAAGACTTCTCTTTTCCCAGCTCCGATATCCGAGCGACCAGTTCGCTTGAAAGCACTTTTCGGGCCCGAGATATGGCAATGGTAGTTAGCGTCTGGCGAGATCCGCAGGAAGACGTGGCCGGAGGACCTCCGAGCGGCCCCAATCCAGCAGCTCAGCCGGCGAGGGAGCAACAGCAGGCGGCGTCAGCGGCACCACACACTCCGCAGACCCCCAGTCAGCCAGGACCCCCGTCCACACCAGGGACGGCTGGCGACAAGGGCAGCCAGAATTCTGGACAGAGTCAGCAGCATATAGAATGTGTTGTTTGCGGGGACAAATCGAGCGGCAAGCACTATGGTCAATTCACCTGCGAAGGATGCAAAAGTTTCTTCAAGAGGAGTGTCCGAAGGAACTTAACGTATACATGTCGTGCCAACAGGAACTGTCCTATTGACCAGCACCATCGTAATCAGTGCCAATATTGTCGGCTGAAGAAGTGTTTAAAAGTGGGCATGCGGCGGGAAGGTGAATATATTTCTGAACACGACACACTATTGCTATACACAGGTTTATTGTTTAGAGACATGTTACATAAAGCTCACATTATACACATACAAACGCGAAATAAATTTTGCTTTGATTGCTTGCTAAAGAGTGTCAGAGGGCGCGTACAAGCAGTAGTAAATCCGCGACCATAGGCAGGATCAGCATGCATCTTACAAAAGTAATTTTGTTTGCATAGACAGGCAAGCATCATATGCACCCATCGCAACTCAGCCAATTACATGAGATATTAAAGTCACCCATGAACGCTGTAtgtgtgtaaaagagagaaagagagagatgaagtgtgtatgtgtgtgtgcatgtgtagcCTATGCGCGCTTGCGTGCTGGAAGACTGCACAAGACTGCTGAAAAGCCTACTACTCTCACTATCCCCATATTGTATAGCTAAAAGAAATAATATGCTGTGGTTTTACCTCTGAAAGTAAGATGTGTGGATCTGTTTTTACGCCGTAGCCTAGAGTAAACATTTAGAGGCCTGTCTGTCCCCACACAGCCTAAGCTGTATGCGAACAATGGCCTTTGCAACATACAGTCTACTCTTAATTACTGACTAGgacaaaactgatatttataccccttatattgctttaaaattgtaattagttCAACGTAGGAATATGCTTATACACATTCTGTttgaaatcaataataaaaacagtcttCGTGCTCGATTGtggataacattttttttctgttccagaGTTAGCCTACTATCCTGAtcgttaaattaaatgtaaacttatTACGACACAAATCTGTGCATATGTATATCACACGCATATGTCAAAATAGTGTAGCATTTAACAAGAAAGAAGCTGGTGGCTTTGAACTAGTTCTACTGAATAGTAGAGATTTAAGCCCTGTCCTCATCCACTATAATGCTTACTACATGCacatccccccaaaaaaattaaaattatatatatatatatatatatatatatatatatatatatacatatatgtacacacacacacaaatgtgagtgtgtgcgtgtgtgaagaCACAAaaatgagagcgagagagtgttTTTTTGTCTTGATATTAGCTGTTGAACTCCATAAACAAAGGTAAACATTACCACATACTAACCGATGAGGTTAGTGGGGCTTCAAAGACcatgtaaaatgatttttcttcGAAACGCAATGCCTTGAACAGTTTCTTATTTAGTTGTATTGTCGTAGATGTTAAACAGCAGTATAGAGTAATCATGCACTCGAACTAAAGCTTCCACATAAATTATGTTTCTCAGTTCTGGATGTACATTTCCTCtccctttctttgtttttgtcagCGGTTCAGCGAGGCAGAATGCCTCCAACCCAACCGAACCCGGGCCAGTACGCGCTAACGAACGGGGATCCTCTGAACGGTCATTGCTATCTCTCCGGATACATCTCGTTACTACTTCGGGCCGAGCCTTATCCTACTTCTCGCTATGGCAGCCAGTGCATGCAGCCCAATAATATTATGGGGATCGAGAACATCTGTGAGCTTGCAGCTCGCCTGCTCTTCAGTGCTGTGGAATGGGCGAGGAACATCCCTTTCTTTCCCGACCTGCAGATCACCGACCAGGTGTCCCTGCTCAGACTGACATGGAGCGAGTTATTTGTGCTAAATGCGGCTCAATGCTCCATGCCCCTACATGTGGCCCCACTGCTCGCCGCCGCCGGCCTGCACGCCTCTCCTATGTCGGCGGACCGCGTCGTGGCCTTCATGGATCACATTCGTATCTTCCAGGAGCAGGTCGAGAAGCTCAAAGCACTGCACGTCGATTCTGCAGAATACAGCTGCATTAAGGCAATAGTGCTCTTCACATCAGGTGAGTGTGTGAGACGAGGCCTACTCACAGACATAAGGGGGCAATGCAGTACGGGGTGGGTAAGCTTCGGCATCGACGCTATAGCTCACTAGTGGGTCTCGAGCTGACTTTGTACTGTAAAATCTCTTTAGCGCACAAGTTATGAAGTGGTAATTCAAACGTGATCGATTCAAAGCCATTcacaaatatttaagatttaatataatgcaaaatgttCCATGTTATTGTGCTTAACACGGGTGATATTATATCTAAAGTATACTGTGCGATACTTGTGGAGGTTGACAAATATACAGAGCATAACAATCAATACATCAGCTTGAATATgcatttcacattcattttacGTGATGTAAAATATTTAGGCCAATATTTTTACACTCAAGTACATATCTCAGAATATCTTTCATATATGTTCAACCACTTTAGTTCACAACTGTACATGAGGCCAGAGAGTGCATAGCACAAATATACATCTGGGGCCCTCTCTGTTGAGAAAAGCTGACTACTGAGGCctctattattaataattgattttaagCTCGGGTGATATTTTTAAAGGATATGTTATATGAATGCGCAGATATATCCATTAGACTGGTGTCTATCTATTAACTGAGGGGTTATTTTGCCAAATAGTTAAAAATTGAGCTAagctataataattaaaacaaatcaaaaattatcaacaccaaattacacaaaaaactatatagaaaaaaaaataataaatataacattagtatttaaatagttttacacttattttttttttttttttttttttttaacgctgTTAATAGGGTTTAAGCGGACTGgtgattttaaatagttttacacTTCGTATTTTGCCTTAATTATGATTTGATCTTCTTAGGCTATTatgtaaattaattgtataattaatattaacattaactatatttattttagcaaCTGGAATTATATACCTACGTTTTGACAAAATTAAGTAGCCAATACTTACTACTAGGCTAAAATACCACTACCCCTTTGTAAGAACTTGAGTTCAGGGCAAAGGTgcaagctacacacacacacacacacacacacacacacacacacacacacacacacacacacacacacacatataaataaaaaaaaaaaagaaaaaatatatatatatatatatatatatatatatatatatatatatattgcaattaagaaaacatctgtgaaaaaaaagtctAGCAAAGCTTACTGGTCATGTTGTGtagtgtagctataattttattttattttattttatttatttattttaaataaattaaattaaatttaaaagagGCGTTTAAGTTAAAGTAGGCCACGGTCGGTTGGCCACCTTGTGTATTGCcttaattttcataaatatgcGTTACTGTTGAATGTGTATGGCATGCCAAATCTTTAATGGTGAAACATAATTAATGTTCTGAACATGAAATCTATACCACCGAAAtgtaacattgtatttttttcttaatgacgTCTGTCTCGCACGGTAGGCTACCATCCTTGCCTTTTTTAACAATGAATTGCTTACAAAGCACTCAGATATTTAGAGTCTGGGCTGGGTAGCGAATCAGAACAACCTGATGAAAGGATTTCCGTAAGATCCGAAATGTTTCAGTAATAACTATATCTTTTGATTCGTTGCCAGTCCGAAGTGGTGCGTAAAGTTTTGGACATATGGTATATATGTTCCACTTGatagattaataattaataatgcgCCCACTGATTTAGTCTCTTCTCGGTTTCTTTCTGATTAAGTGTAAATCATTAAgtaaactaacaaaaacattctTACACATACGAAACACATTGCACTGTGTTTTGCTgaattttctctgttttttataGCAGTTCTTTCTGCACATGCTGGCTGCAACGGAAGTGGCCCATGAGGTCACATTTACTGAGAGGTTTTAGCAAGGACTTAGCACAGTTCAGAAGTTCAGAAGGTTATTGTATTTGACCGCAGTGTGTTCTAGTCCAGTGCAATTAAGATCAGTCTCTGAGGCATGCTGTACACTAGGTCCTTACACTTAAACCATAGAAAACGTAAACTCTTATTTTGAATATCTTCAACACAGCCGCCATATTAGAATACTGATAGAATACGTCTTGGCCTGACAATGGTGTTCATGAGAGAGGACGTGATGCTGCATTGGCGTTCATGTGGTATTTGTAAACATGTTTTGACATAATGGCATTAACTGGCATGCACTATTAAAGTAGAAGAGTTTCTTGTAAAATACGTGTCTTTCTCTGAAATTTAGGCGATTGTGTCCTCAAGCAAGTCCACGGTAAAAAAGGTGATTGCTTCCAGCGGCCTTGCCTCCTCGTTCAGACTCACAGCAGAGGCAACTGCTGGTACAGGGAATCGGGCGAGAGATGACTTGGTAGCATCTGGAGAGCAATTAGGTCATAATTTGGTTATTACCATGCCCAATTCTCTGtcagatatgaagctggatatttCCATATTTGACACAAGGCACGAGCGCCTTCTCCACCCTCTTCGGTCGAGCTTGCTATGCACCCTTGTCCCTGCGTACTCTTTGTTTAGTCTGATTTGTGAGCGTGCATGCGGTGTGTCCCCTACAACGCAGGGAGTACGTTCTGTTACTCTTGAGGGATTGCACAGacgtattgtttatttatattgcagGCAGCCTCATATGCTGCGTGATACATGATGTTGGGCTCGTGTTTGTTCATCTCACTTTGTCAACAACACGTAATGCTGATGCTGAATGATAACCTGGGCCTCTTTTCTGTGCTGTGTTTTGTCTACTCAGACGCTTGCGGCCTGTCAGATGCTGCACACATCGAGAGCCTGCAGGAGAAGTCTCAGTGCGCCCTGGAGGAGTACGTGAGGAGCCAGTACCCGAACCAGCCCAGTCGCTTTGGCAAGCTTTTACTGCGACTGCCTTCTCTCCGCACTGTCTCTTCGTCTGTAATTGAACAGCTGTTCTTCGTTCGCTTGGTAGGTAAAACTCCCATTGAAACCCTCATCAGGGATATGTTATTATCCGGGAGCAGCTTCAACTGGCCCTACATGTCCATTCAATGATCCGAATGAGCGAGTGAAACAAAAAGACTAAAGGACCAAAATTCTGCAACCCTTTCAAGAAGACTATATATATAGGACCTAATTTCTGACCACTTAGGAAGACACTCTTTTTTGTCTTCTGGGACCGAAATGGAATATGTAATGTACAAAGATTAAAGAACTGGACGTACTCCCCTGTAAATCCATCGCCGTCATCAAGAACACTCTCCATTTTGTAAAATACtagtctttattttcattttcttttttcttttctttttttgtaaagaacAAAATACgtacaaataaaatgaagaacATCATATGCGCAGTAAATGAGCGAGACTTAGCGGGAAAGAAATTTCCAAGCAATTATAAGAAATGTCCTGTGTCTATGTatctctgttttgtattttttctggtTCTAAACCAGTTTTTTTCTGTGATtctatactaatgatttttgatATAACCTTTTGCTTCTTATAATGAGTGCGATATATGTTGTTGAAGATGTTCTCCAAGAATTAAAATTGAAgtgagaatttaaaaataaagaaaacattagaCAAATAAGACACAGTCTAATCGCAATGACAATTTCACTGATGGTTGAACCTTCCCCCACTTGATGCTATGGACATGCAACTTCGGCAAATCTGACCTCATGGACATTTTAAGGAGAGGACACCGGTGAAACTTTTTCTTGGTCgtatgtgtgtgcgagtgtgtgtgttgagtCAATCATCAGTCAGagataaaaagacatgaaaatcaaaagcacttttaatatatcattttcaaatacattttgtttgtttcgtCTTGATATTTTcgctatttctttttttattggatATTGCCTTTCATTTTTGCTCAATCCATGATATGCCTGTGCAGAAGGGTCGCGTGAAGTTGTGTGATGGTGactatactattaaaaaggaaaTAGGCAACACTGTCTCGCTCTCAACAAATTCAATGTTCTTCATGCTATCAATGAGCTGTTCTAATGGCGGGTATGTGGGATGTGCTTTTACATGATGCATGTTTCTGTTTTCTAAGGAAGGCCAACGAAAACACATaggtttgtttcatttttgttggGCTGACCTGTATGTTGCCACAAAATATCAAGCCCGTCAAGAATAGTTTTGAAATACTGTAAAACCTCTATAAGCAGAATACATGGTACAAATGCAAGCATTTGATTACTTTTGGAGGCATATTTATTCTGTGTGCGTTTTGGTGAGCACGTGCGTTTTATATTATCTGGAGTCCCCGTATCTTGCGCAGAATTAGATTTCTGTGACGTTGCTACCGACTGGTTCAAAGATCTATGCCTGTTTCAGcgcattaatgtttaatatttttcccaGGCTGAACTGAAAGGCTTGCTCATAGTCAAAGAGAAGATATAGGCTACAGAAATACTGTCCTTCTAATAAGGCAATGAGGGCTGCTTCTatcaccacagttttaaaaaacgAAGTAGAGGGGAAAGAAAACAAATCCATCTAAACTCGCAGACCATTATTATTTTGAGGTGATCGCGAACGGATCTGTGTCAGGACAGATGTTTTCACTAGGAACGCAGCAGCAGTTATATGTGTGATCAATCTAAGATATGTATAATGCCGCATGTAAGCCGGTCGATAGGAGCACTAAATGTGATGTATTGTACCGAGATAGAGAGAAATGCATGTGCAGCCTCATATGATTGGTTAGAACGACGAAAGGAAATCACTTGATGCTCAGATGTGCGCGACTGTCCTTCATGTACACATAAATACCTTTCACTTGTGATGTTAACAGTGGGAAggaggagtttttttttataagtaggCTACTGTGACAAGAACTTTCGCTGACCTCCATGTCACTGAATTTCTTACCGAGCGCTAATCTTTGTATTCAAGCAAGTTCGTTATAGGCTACGTTGATTCCCATAAAAAGAGGATAATCGCAAAAAATAAAGTGCGGGTTTGGCCATGCCCTACTTATTCCTCATTCAGACTGTTTTTCAATGAAGCCGTAAGGTAATACTAGCGTTGACATGTCATATTAATAATCTTTTTGCTTAAAGCGCACTTAAAGGCGGTCTGTGGCTTAGCAAGTGAGACAAAATATCCTtctctgttgtatttttattcaaaatacatatgTTTGATGGGGAAGattcatactttaaaaaaatgctgggttgtttcaacccaactttggggcaaatatggactaacccaaccgttgggttaaatttttacattaaatttttaacccaaaagttgagttagtccatatttgacccaaagttgggttagAGCGTAGTATAGTGTTCATTTCATCACATGATCTTTGGAGGGGCAATTAGCTTGATGATGAAGTTAACGAgcatatgtgttttatttttgcattgccTTGCCCACCATGTAATCTATATTAGCGCTGTAAAATGAATTTccataagaaaaaaagtcaaatgcaGGCGAGACCATATATTTCTTGTGACTATGTCTAATTGCGCATTCTTTGAATTAAATAAGGTCAGGTAagctattagaaaaaaaatgcacacggGAATTCTGCTGATTTTATGGAGGACAAGTAGAGAGACTTTGTTGCTAGAAAACAGGCATTTTCACAAGACTAGCTAGGCTATAAATGTGTGGCGATATCAATGTGCTGTCGATTTTTAAATCAAAGTCAGTAGGCCTGAAATTATCTAAATATGACAACAAAGGCAAGTGTGCCCTTGTTTTCTTATATAATGCTTCGACTAAAGTGTTGACCATTGCATTGAGCTGAAACTTAAAACACTTTCATGTTCAGCAGTAATGAGATCAAAATCCCTGAAGATTTTTTCCCTCTATTTCACGGGAAATAGCAGAATAAGAGGAACGTTCTATTGAGATTTACATTTGTTGGACTTGAGGCTATATAAGGACTGAATTCGTGCCATGTGTTCCTAATTAACAAAGCAAAATTGATCCATA
The sequence above is drawn from the Cyprinus carpio isolate SPL01 chromosome B5, ASM1834038v1, whole genome shotgun sequence genome and encodes:
- the nr2f1a gene encoding nuclear receptor subfamily 2 group F member 1-A isoform X2; translated protein: MAMVVSVWRDPQEDVAGGPPSGPNPAAQPAREQQQAASAAPHTPQTPSQPGPPSTPGTAGDKGSQNSGQSQQHIECVVCGDKSSGKHYGQFTCEGCKSFFKRSVRRNLTYTCRANRNCPIDQHHRNQCQYCRLKKCLKVGMRREVQRGRMPPTQPNPGQYALTNGDPLNGHCYLSGYISLLLRAEPYPTSRYGSQCMQPNNIMGIENICELAARLLFSAVEWARNIPFFPDLQITDQVSLLRLTWSELFVLNAAQCSMPLHVAPLLAAAGLHASPMSADRVVAFMDHIRIFQEQVEKLKALHVDSAEYSCIKAIVLFTSDACGLSDAAHIESLQEKSQCALEEYVRSQYPNQPSRFGKLLLRLPSLRTVSSSVIEQLFFVRLVGKTPIETLIRDMLLSGSSFNWPYMSIQ
- the nr2f1a gene encoding nuclear receptor subfamily 2 group F member 1-A isoform X1 — its product is MAMVVSVWRDPQEDVAGGPPSGPNPAAQPAREQQQAASAAPHTPQTPSQPGPPSTPGTAGDKGSQNSGQSQQHIECVVCGDKSSGKHYGQFTCEGCKSFFKRSVRRNLTYTCRANRNCPIDQHHRNQCQYCRLKKCLKVGMRREAVQRGRMPPTQPNPGQYALTNGDPLNGHCYLSGYISLLLRAEPYPTSRYGSQCMQPNNIMGIENICELAARLLFSAVEWARNIPFFPDLQITDQVSLLRLTWSELFVLNAAQCSMPLHVAPLLAAAGLHASPMSADRVVAFMDHIRIFQEQVEKLKALHVDSAEYSCIKAIVLFTSDACGLSDAAHIESLQEKSQCALEEYVRSQYPNQPSRFGKLLLRLPSLRTVSSSVIEQLFFVRLVGKTPIETLIRDMLLSGSSFNWPYMSIQ